The Bryobacteraceae bacterium genome includes a window with the following:
- the moaC gene encoding cyclic pyranopterin monophosphate synthase accessory protein, with amino-acid sequence MKKLSHYDEAGRARMVDVSAKTPTARTARAEAFVRMKPEVLKALPRNPKGDPLEVARIAGIQAAKQTAALIPMCHPLPLTHADVELTLEARGVRIESSVSTNAQTGVEMEALTAAAVAALAVYDMTKALDKSITIEKLRLLEKTGGKSGHYRRGKS; translated from the coding sequence ATGAAGAAGTTGTCCCATTACGATGAGGCAGGCCGCGCCCGGATGGTCGATGTCAGCGCGAAGACCCCGACGGCGAGAACCGCGCGCGCCGAGGCGTTCGTGCGGATGAAGCCCGAAGTGTTGAAAGCCCTGCCGCGCAACCCGAAGGGCGATCCGCTGGAAGTGGCGCGGATCGCGGGCATTCAGGCGGCCAAACAGACCGCCGCGCTGATCCCCATGTGCCACCCGCTGCCGCTGACGCATGCTGATGTGGAATTGACGCTGGAAGCGCGCGGCGTCCGCATCGAGAGCAGCGTGTCCACCAATGCGCAGACCGGCGTCGAGATGGAGGCGCTGACCGCCGCCGCCGTGGCTGCGCTCGCCGTCTACGACATGACGAAGGCGCTGGACAAGTCGATCACGATCGAAAAGCTCAGGCTGCTCGAAAAGACCGGGGGCAAGTCCGGCCATTACCGGCGCGGGAAGTCATGA
- the moeA gene encoding molybdopterin molybdenumtransferase MoeA, producing the protein MAHVAALTFEQARAEVLKRVSARAARPAVATVPLDEACGRVLAETVPADRDYPPEPRSMRDGFALQAASAPGELRVLGEVRAGEPCRFRVGPGEAVEIMTGATVPEGADAVVMVEHVSVSDGRLRVPQPVEPGANISPRGSSLRAGACAVEGGTRLTPASTALLAAVGAAQVPVFARPRVAILPTGDELVDIGQRPEPWQIRNSNSHALAAQVRRAGGEPVVLPPVRDRLEDTVEALEEALKQDLVLLSGGVSAGKYDLVEQALERFGAVFYFDRVLIQPGQPCVFGRAGETFFFGLPGNPASTFVCFEIFARAALDLLGGVARPQLPFALAVLGEPFRHKPGLTRFLPARLEDGARLHPIAWGGSGDVRALAGANCFLVADPDRPQYEAGELIRVLMAV; encoded by the coding sequence ATGGCGCATGTGGCGGCGTTGACGTTCGAACAGGCGCGCGCGGAGGTGCTGAAACGCGTGTCGGCGCGCGCGGCGCGGCCGGCGGTGGCGACGGTTCCTCTGGACGAGGCGTGCGGAAGGGTGCTGGCCGAGACGGTGCCGGCGGATCGCGATTACCCGCCGGAGCCGCGGTCAATGCGCGACGGCTTCGCGCTGCAGGCGGCGTCGGCGCCCGGAGAATTGCGGGTTCTCGGCGAGGTCCGGGCGGGGGAACCGTGCCGCTTCCGTGTCGGTCCTGGCGAGGCTGTGGAGATCATGACCGGCGCAACGGTGCCCGAAGGCGCCGATGCCGTCGTCATGGTCGAGCACGTTTCCGTCTCCGATGGCCGTCTGCGTGTTCCCCAGCCGGTCGAGCCCGGCGCCAACATCAGCCCGCGAGGATCAAGCCTCCGCGCCGGCGCCTGCGCGGTGGAGGGCGGTACGCGGTTGACGCCCGCGTCCACGGCGCTGCTGGCCGCGGTCGGAGCGGCGCAGGTTCCCGTCTTCGCGCGCCCCCGCGTGGCCATCCTGCCCACGGGCGACGAGCTCGTCGACATCGGACAGCGGCCCGAGCCCTGGCAGATCCGCAACTCCAACTCGCATGCGCTGGCGGCGCAGGTGCGGCGGGCGGGCGGAGAGCCGGTCGTCCTGCCGCCGGTGAGGGACCGGCTGGAAGATACGGTGGAAGCGCTCGAAGAGGCGCTGAAACAGGATCTGGTTCTTTTGTCGGGCGGCGTTTCGGCGGGCAAGTACGATCTGGTGGAGCAGGCGCTGGAGCGGTTCGGCGCGGTCTTCTATTTCGACCGGGTGCTGATCCAGCCAGGGCAGCCCTGCGTGTTCGGACGCGCAGGGGAGACGTTCTTCTTCGGGCTGCCCGGCAATCCGGCCTCCACGTTTGTCTGCTTCGAAATCTTTGCGCGGGCGGCTCTGGATCTGCTGGGGGGCGTGGCAAGGCCGCAGCTGCCCTTCGCGCTGGCCGTTCTCGGCGAGCCTTTCCGGCACAAGCCGGGACTGACGCGCTTCCTTCCGGCGCGGCTGGAAGACGGCGCGCGGCTCCATCCGATCGCGTGGGGCGGCTCGGGCGACGTGCGCGCGCTGGCGGGGGCGAACTGCTTTCTGGTGGCCGATCCGGACCGGCCGCAATACGAGGCCGGCGAACTGATCCGCGTGCTGATGGCCGTATGA
- the moaB gene encoding molybdenum cofactor biosynthesis protein, protein MIRIAVLTISDSGAAGRRADASGPAVARRCLSQGWQICHQEILPDEAPAITAKLQELADSGTVDVILTAGGTGIAARDSTPEATRAVLEKELPGLGELMRAEGLRHTRRAVLSRSVAGTRARCLIVNLPGSPRGAVESLDAILDLVPHIVELLQGRTAHTRET, encoded by the coding sequence ATGATCCGGATTGCGGTGCTGACCATTTCGGATTCAGGCGCTGCGGGGCGGCGCGCCGACGCATCAGGGCCCGCGGTCGCCCGGCGCTGCCTGTCGCAGGGCTGGCAAATATGCCATCAGGAGATTCTGCCGGATGAAGCGCCAGCGATCACTGCGAAACTTCAGGAGCTGGCCGACAGCGGAACTGTAGACGTGATCCTGACGGCCGGCGGCACGGGCATCGCCGCAAGGGACTCGACGCCGGAAGCCACCCGGGCTGTGCTGGAGAAGGAATTGCCCGGACTCGGAGAGCTGATGCGCGCCGAGGGGCTGCGGCACACGCGCCGCGCGGTGCTGAGCCGGTCTGTCGCCGGCACCCGCGCCCGGTGCCTCATCGTCAACCTGCCCGGCTCGCCCAGGGGTGCCGTCGAATCGCTGGATGCTATCTTGGATCTCGTGCCGCACATTGTCGAGCTGCTGCAGGGCAGGACTGCGCACACCCGGGAGACGTAA
- a CDS encoding peptidase M16, with amino-acid sequence MKLLVHQDGSPLLSVRVAFPAGSAMDPPGSEGAAWLAGQMLAHGGTRRRSYKQILDFLFPRGASVDVSVDKEMTCFHFDCHAAHAAEMTELLAEMLCDPGWREEDFRRLRDDAIHSLEADLRGENDEELGREALYGLLFEGHPYGHPCQGRISSLRRMELSAVREFYTAEYGRNRVVAACGGAHAESAAARLRERLSTLPARTRSDGSVPAAPPLRRTSMIFVEKPSQGTALSLGFPVEVRRGHEDYPALLVAVSALGQHRMSSGRLFQSLRQHRGLNYGDYAYIEYFPAPMFTLEPEPNHARQRQIFELWVRPVAPGHAHFALRLALHEMEKLAGKGLDDGEFEAARSFLLRHQALLEEARSAQLGHEIDGLFYGTGLQSQYLKRTLPELTPSDVKRAVERHLRPEAIAAAFAGPDMEALRKAILDNAPSRIQYNSAKPDWLLQEDEIVSVRPVPVEESAARAVPAEEMFE; translated from the coding sequence ATGAAACTGCTGGTGCACCAGGACGGCTCGCCCCTGCTGTCGGTCCGCGTTGCGTTTCCCGCCGGCTCGGCCATGGACCCGCCTGGAAGCGAAGGAGCGGCGTGGCTGGCCGGGCAGATGCTGGCGCACGGCGGCACGCGCCGCCGGAGCTACAAACAGATCCTGGACTTTCTGTTTCCGCGCGGCGCGTCTGTGGATGTCTCCGTGGACAAGGAGATGACCTGTTTCCACTTCGACTGCCACGCGGCGCACGCGGCGGAGATGACGGAGCTGCTGGCGGAGATGCTTTGCGACCCCGGCTGGCGCGAGGAGGACTTCCGGCGCCTGCGGGACGACGCCATTCATTCCCTTGAAGCCGACCTGCGCGGCGAAAACGATGAAGAGCTGGGCCGCGAAGCCCTGTACGGACTTCTGTTCGAGGGCCATCCGTACGGCCATCCCTGCCAGGGGCGGATCTCTTCGCTGCGCCGGATGGAGCTGAGCGCGGTCCGGGAGTTCTACACGGCGGAATACGGCCGCAACCGGGTCGTTGCGGCCTGCGGCGGCGCGCATGCGGAAAGCGCGGCGGCGCGGTTGCGGGAACGGCTCTCCACGCTGCCCGCGCGCACAAGAAGCGACGGTTCTGTTCCCGCCGCGCCGCCTCTGCGGCGCACCAGCATGATCTTTGTGGAGAAGCCGTCGCAGGGCACGGCTCTTTCGCTCGGCTTCCCCGTCGAGGTCCGCCGCGGGCACGAGGACTATCCGGCGCTGCTCGTGGCCGTCTCCGCTCTCGGGCAGCACCGGATGAGCAGCGGGCGGCTGTTCCAGAGCCTCCGCCAGCACCGCGGGCTCAATTATGGCGATTACGCCTACATCGAATACTTCCCCGCTCCGATGTTCACGCTGGAGCCGGAACCGAACCACGCGCGGCAGCGGCAGATCTTCGAGCTGTGGGTGCGCCCCGTGGCGCCGGGGCACGCGCACTTCGCCCTGCGGCTGGCCCTGCACGAGATGGAGAAGCTCGCGGGGAAGGGTCTCGACGACGGGGAATTCGAGGCGGCGCGGTCCTTCCTCCTGCGCCACCAGGCGCTGCTCGAAGAGGCCCGCAGCGCGCAGCTGGGCCACGAAATCGACGGGCTGTTTTACGGAACGGGGCTGCAGTCGCAGTATCTGAAGCGGACCCTGCCGGAGCTGACGCCGTCCGACGTGAAGCGGGCTGTTGAGCGCCACCTGCGTCCGGAGGCCATTGCCGCGGCTTTCGCCGGGCCGGACATGGAGGCGCTCCGGAAGGCCATTCTCGACAACGCGCCCTCACGCATCCAGTACAACTCGGCCAAACCGGACTGGCTGCTGCAGGAGGACGAAATCGTATCCGTGCGTCCCGTCCCCGTGGAGGAGTCCGCGGCGCGCGCCGTTCCGGCGGAGGAGATGTTCGAATAG
- the bam gene encoding indoleacetamide hydrolase translates to MWNRLPLWRMREALERGGVSAQELVEAHLAAIAETNPRVNAFIEVYADEARLAARRHVRGPLAGIPVTVKDSFDLEGRVTYCGSLLRRGERAARDSTAAARLKAAGAIVIGKTSTPEFLYYYETDNRIIGRTCHPWNSGYTAGGSSGGEAAAIAAFMSAGGIGSDGGGSIREPAHFCGICGLKPTPGRVGGGGHWPVLGHPAGFMGAGGPMARTARDVRLLFETLAGWDVRDPFSAPLALQSPDVRRSKIALWLPDGVRPECAAAAVRTAERLWQGGFGKADFDKRLIEGAHELWRVLFVDLITQSLRAMIAGREHECAWTGVALMQEARETVSTERLLAVLAERDVMRARLLEHLDAETVVVAPAFGTAAFPHRQPPIPVLDAARPLTPANLLGLPAMVAPAGVNGEGMPVGVQFIGAPYEDERLIGVAEIFEELRGDAWPSETLSPSTTNSSTSPTA, encoded by the coding sequence ATGTGGAACCGGCTGCCGCTGTGGCGGATGCGGGAGGCGCTGGAAAGGGGCGGCGTCAGCGCACAGGAACTCGTGGAGGCGCACCTGGCCGCGATCGCCGAAACAAATCCGCGCGTGAATGCTTTTATCGAGGTCTACGCAGATGAAGCCCGTCTTGCGGCGCGGCGGCACGTACGCGGCCCTCTGGCAGGCATTCCGGTCACCGTCAAGGACAGTTTCGACCTCGAGGGCCGAGTGACGTATTGCGGCAGCCTGCTGCGGCGCGGGGAGCGGGCGGCGCGGGATTCCACAGCCGCGGCGCGGCTGAAAGCGGCCGGCGCCATCGTCATTGGCAAGACGTCCACGCCCGAGTTTCTGTACTACTACGAGACCGACAACCGCATCATCGGACGCACGTGCCATCCCTGGAATTCCGGGTACACGGCCGGAGGCTCCAGCGGCGGCGAGGCGGCGGCCATTGCAGCCTTCATGAGCGCAGGCGGCATCGGCAGCGACGGCGGCGGCTCCATCCGCGAACCGGCCCATTTCTGCGGCATCTGCGGCCTCAAGCCGACGCCCGGCCGCGTGGGCGGGGGCGGCCATTGGCCGGTGCTCGGCCACCCAGCCGGCTTCATGGGCGCCGGCGGGCCCATGGCCCGCACTGCACGCGACGTCCGTCTTCTGTTTGAAACACTGGCCGGCTGGGATGTTCGCGACCCGTTCAGCGCTCCCCTGGCCCTGCAGAGCCCCGATGTCCGGCGCTCGAAGATCGCCCTCTGGCTGCCCGACGGCGTGCGCCCGGAGTGCGCCGCGGCGGCGGTCCGCACGGCGGAGCGGCTCTGGCAGGGCGGCTTCGGCAAAGCGGATTTCGACAAGCGGCTGATCGAAGGGGCGCACGAGCTGTGGCGCGTGCTTTTCGTGGACCTGATCACGCAGAGCCTCCGCGCGATGATCGCCGGGCGCGAACACGAGTGCGCGTGGACGGGCGTGGCTCTGATGCAGGAAGCGCGCGAAACCGTCAGCACGGAGCGCCTGCTGGCCGTGCTGGCCGAGCGCGACGTGATGCGCGCCCGCCTGCTCGAGCATCTCGATGCAGAAACGGTGGTGGTGGCGCCCGCCTTTGGCACGGCGGCCTTCCCGCACAGGCAGCCCCCCATTCCGGTCCTGGATGCGGCGCGTCCGCTCACGCCCGCCAATCTGCTGGGCCTGCCCGCCATGGTGGCGCCCGCCGGAGTCAACGGCGAAGGGATGCCCGTGGGCGTGCAGTTCATCGGCGCGCCCTACGAGGACGAACGGCTGATCGGGGTGGCCGAAATCTTTGAAGAACTCCGCGGTGATGCATGGCCGAGCGAAACGCTTTCCCCTTCGACTACGAACTCTTCGACTTCCCCAACGGCCTGA
- a CDS encoding peptidase M16, which yields MAERNAFPFDYELFDFPNGLRLVAVPLPWRGTASVYIVVHAGSRNEVEPGCSGFAHFFEHMMFRGTRAFPPERYERELQRMGASSNAYTDDDRTVYHTTLAVEELDALLAMEADRFQHLEYSEEDFRTEALAVLGEYWKDSAEPLNRLHEVLRDTAFDVHPYKHTTMGFLRDIERMPGMYGYSLAFFDRFYRPENTTILIAGDLAPAEARALVERHWGGWRRGSYRLEAPQEPPQKAPREARIEWETHTLPYVAVAQRAPAYDDSDPDCAALDLISALCFSPGSDLYRRLVIEEQWADELWANQADHLDPYLFTVVARVKQPERLPDVRRAIEDELDRLVSAPPPQERLEQVQSHLFYRFVLSLNRSDSVAAQLAPFLALRRTPETVRRLFETYHRVTPQNLAAAAAAWFRPEGRTVVTLEEKPQ from the coding sequence ATGGCCGAGCGAAACGCTTTCCCCTTCGACTACGAACTCTTCGACTTCCCCAACGGCCTGAGGCTCGTGGCCGTTCCGCTGCCCTGGCGCGGCACGGCCAGCGTCTACATCGTCGTGCACGCCGGCTCGCGCAACGAGGTCGAGCCGGGCTGCAGCGGCTTTGCGCATTTCTTCGAGCACATGATGTTCCGCGGCACGCGCGCCTTTCCGCCGGAGCGCTATGAGAGGGAACTGCAGCGCATGGGCGCTTCCTCCAACGCCTACACCGACGACGACCGCACCGTCTATCACACGACCCTTGCCGTGGAGGAGCTCGACGCCCTGCTCGCGATGGAGGCCGACCGTTTCCAGCACCTGGAATACAGCGAAGAGGACTTCCGCACCGAGGCTCTGGCGGTGCTGGGCGAATACTGGAAGGACAGCGCCGAGCCCCTGAACCGGCTGCACGAGGTGCTGCGCGACACGGCATTCGACGTCCATCCCTACAAGCACACGACGATGGGGTTCCTGCGCGACATCGAGCGGATGCCCGGGATGTACGGCTACAGCCTGGCGTTCTTCGACCGCTTCTACCGGCCCGAAAACACGACGATCCTCATCGCCGGAGACCTGGCGCCCGCGGAGGCGCGGGCGCTCGTGGAGCGCCACTGGGGCGGCTGGCGGCGCGGCTCATACCGGCTGGAAGCGCCGCAGGAGCCGCCCCAGAAGGCGCCGCGCGAGGCGCGGATCGAGTGGGAGACCCACACGCTGCCCTACGTGGCCGTGGCGCAGCGCGCGCCTGCCTACGACGACAGCGATCCGGACTGCGCCGCTCTCGATCTGATTTCCGCGCTCTGTTTCAGCCCGGGCTCTGACCTCTACCGCCGCCTGGTGATTGAAGAGCAGTGGGCGGATGAACTGTGGGCGAATCAGGCGGATCATCTCGATCCCTACCTTTTCACGGTGGTGGCGCGGGTGAAGCAGCCGGAACGGCTGCCGGACGTGCGGCGCGCCATCGAAGACGAACTGGACCGGCTCGTGAGCGCGCCGCCGCCGCAGGAGCGGCTGGAACAGGTTCAGTCGCATCTGTTTTACCGGTTCGTGCTGAGCCTGAACCGCAGCGACTCGGTGGCCGCGCAGCTGGCGCCGTTTCTGGCGCTGCGGCGCACGCCGGAGACGGTGAGGCGGCTGTTCGAGACCTACCATCGTGTCACGCCGCAGAACCTGGCCGCCGCTGCCGCCGCCTGGTTCCGCCCCGAGGGCCGAACCGTGGTGACGCTCGAGGAGAAGCCGCAATGA